A section of the Amycolatopsis sp. AA4 genome encodes:
- a CDS encoding Rieske 2Fe-2S domain-containing protein, translating to MATKTAEELLALGLRDRWYPLCPSSTVNRGELTRIERAGEQLLLWRDSAGVVHVQEDRCPHRGARLSLGVHMGDRVACNYHGVQVDGDGVVVSVPGSPGCALEGRRALRTFPAEEHAGAVFAWFGLDETAEPAPLRLPDPIAGGEWDNFLCYVEWEAPYGYSLDNLLDPMHGAFLHRNSHTMFGGKREAVFQIRAIDDGFVFEKTDQRGVNFDWVQLTDAGAQWVTLDIPYPDTAGPGGAFTIVAALCAINETQHAAFFWRCRQVSGWERDSWRVLYRNRLEARHWAVLEQDREMAEAMPLDAWDRENLYQHDIALVRMRRLLRSEARRQAAALAAPAAAPAPAEPVPAPTR from the coding sequence ATGGCGACCAAAACCGCCGAAGAACTGCTGGCGCTGGGCCTGCGCGACCGCTGGTACCCGCTGTGCCCGTCCAGCACGGTCAACCGCGGCGAGCTGACCCGCATCGAACGCGCTGGGGAGCAACTGCTGCTCTGGCGCGACTCCGCCGGGGTCGTGCACGTCCAGGAAGACCGCTGCCCGCACCGCGGCGCGCGGCTTTCGCTGGGAGTGCACATGGGCGACCGGGTCGCCTGCAACTACCACGGTGTGCAGGTGGACGGCGACGGTGTCGTGGTGTCGGTGCCCGGCAGCCCGGGGTGTGCGCTGGAAGGCCGTCGCGCGCTGCGGACGTTCCCCGCCGAAGAGCACGCCGGCGCGGTGTTCGCCTGGTTCGGCCTGGACGAGACCGCCGAGCCGGCGCCGCTGCGGCTGCCGGACCCGATCGCGGGCGGCGAATGGGACAACTTCCTCTGCTACGTCGAATGGGAGGCGCCCTACGGCTACTCCCTGGACAACCTGCTCGACCCGATGCACGGCGCGTTCCTGCACCGCAACAGCCACACCATGTTCGGCGGCAAGCGCGAGGCCGTCTTCCAGATCCGCGCGATCGACGACGGGTTCGTCTTCGAGAAGACCGACCAGCGCGGCGTGAACTTCGACTGGGTGCAGCTCACCGACGCCGGCGCGCAGTGGGTCACGCTCGACATCCCGTATCCGGACACCGCCGGTCCGGGCGGCGCGTTCACCATCGTCGCCGCGCTGTGCGCGATCAACGAAACCCAGCACGCGGCGTTTTTCTGGCGCTGCCGCCAGGTTTCCGGCTGGGAACGCGACAGCTGGCGCGTCCTCTACCGCAACCGGCTCGAGGCCCGGCACTGGGCGGTGCTGGAGCAGGACCGCGAGATGGCCGAGGCGATGCCGCTCGACGCGTGGGACCGGGAAAACCTGTACCAGCACGACATCGCGCTCGTCCGGATGCGCCGGCTGCTGCGTTCGGAAGCCCGCCGCCAGGCCGCCGCGCTCGCCGCACCCGCCGCCGCACCGGCTCCGGCCGAGCCCGTGCCCGCCCCGACCCGCTGA
- a CDS encoding alpha/beta fold hydrolase yields MISTVDGVQVRIAGDGSPVLLLHGIGGSSASFDAQLAGLAPKHRVLAWDAPGYGGSADPEKPLGMAGYAALVGRLLASLDAAPAHLVGVSWGGVIATRVALDHPEVVRSLVLADSTRGSGIDSERAAVMRARPSELNRVGAAEFARRRAPRLLAPGADPAVAHRVEDIMAGIRLPGYTSAAESMAETDHGPRLSRIAVPTLVLVGEHDQVTGVSESRRLAASIPGARLEVVPGGHAANQESPRRFSAEVLDFLSEVDSVVAR; encoded by the coding sequence GTGATTTCCACAGTGGACGGTGTGCAGGTCCGGATCGCCGGGGACGGCAGTCCGGTGCTGTTGCTGCACGGCATCGGCGGTTCGAGCGCGTCGTTCGACGCACAGCTCGCTGGCCTGGCGCCGAAACACCGCGTGCTGGCTTGGGACGCGCCGGGCTACGGCGGCTCGGCGGATCCGGAGAAGCCGTTGGGCATGGCCGGATACGCGGCGCTCGTCGGCCGTTTGCTGGCCTCGCTGGACGCGGCGCCCGCACACCTCGTGGGCGTGTCGTGGGGCGGCGTGATCGCGACGCGGGTCGCGCTCGATCACCCGGAGGTCGTGCGGTCGCTGGTGCTGGCCGATTCGACCCGCGGTTCCGGCATCGACTCCGAGCGGGCCGCGGTGATGCGGGCCCGGCCGAGCGAGCTGAACCGGGTGGGCGCGGCGGAGTTCGCGCGTCGCCGGGCCCCTCGGTTGCTCGCGCCCGGCGCGGATCCCGCGGTGGCGCATCGGGTCGAGGACATCATGGCGGGCATCCGGCTGCCCGGCTACACGTCCGCCGCGGAATCGATGGCCGAGACGGATCACGGTCCGCGGTTGTCGCGGATCGCGGTGCCGACGCTGGTGCTCGTCGGCGAGCACGACCAGGTGACCGGCGTGTCCGAGTCGCGGCGGCTCGCGGCGTCCATCCCGGGGGCGCGGCTGGAGGTCGTTCCCGGCGGGCACGCGGCGAATCAGGAGTCGCCGCGCCGGTTTTCCGCCGAGGTGCTGGACTTCCTGTCCGAAGTGGACTCGGTGGTGGCGCGATGA
- a CDS encoding MFS transporter codes for MSIAATPEVTQRDIAARLERLPMSRWQVSIRLIIGIVTFFEAFDQLLIAYTLPVIGREWHMTTASSTATLTIGSIGMLLGALASGWAADRIGRVKVITLCVAVTALCSLAMTLCTALLPFLILRFVQGLAIGGEVPTAAAYIAEISRARRRGRFVLMYEIVFPAGLAVGALVAAWVIPHWGWRPLFALAAIPGLAAVLLQLRIPESPRWLAAHGHTEKAEATMALIERRVEESLGRPLPPPAVAAAAPATAPAKRGSLRDLFAGRYRRRTLMVWTIWFVGYLANYGITSWLPTLYKGSFHLSIGQALWYSTATSVAGLVGCLIAALVVDKLGRRFVLAAGLGGTTAMLVVLGALGAGTPLQLLVWSSLAAMFNFAVNVCLYLYTPELYPTRSRALGVSLGGVLNRFGLILGPILVGALYAGGSGLASVFLVLGGICFVGALVAGFFAEETKGRTLEEVSP; via the coding sequence ATGAGTATCGCCGCCACCCCCGAGGTGACCCAGCGGGACATCGCCGCCCGGCTGGAACGGCTCCCGATGTCGCGCTGGCAGGTCTCGATCCGCCTGATCATCGGCATCGTCACGTTCTTCGAGGCGTTCGACCAGCTGCTGATCGCCTACACCCTGCCGGTCATCGGCCGCGAATGGCACATGACGACCGCGTCCAGCACCGCGACGCTGACCATCGGCTCGATCGGCATGCTGCTCGGCGCGCTGGCGTCCGGCTGGGCCGCCGACCGGATCGGCCGCGTCAAGGTGATCACGCTGTGCGTCGCGGTCACGGCCTTGTGCAGCTTGGCGATGACGTTGTGCACCGCGCTGCTGCCGTTCCTGATTTTGCGCTTCGTGCAGGGCCTCGCGATCGGCGGTGAAGTGCCGACTGCGGCCGCGTACATCGCGGAGATCAGCCGGGCTCGCCGTCGCGGCCGTTTCGTGTTGATGTACGAGATCGTCTTCCCGGCCGGTCTCGCGGTCGGTGCGCTGGTCGCGGCCTGGGTCATCCCGCACTGGGGCTGGCGTCCGCTGTTCGCGCTGGCCGCGATCCCGGGTCTCGCCGCGGTGCTGCTGCAGCTGCGGATCCCGGAATCGCCGCGCTGGCTCGCGGCGCACGGGCACACGGAGAAGGCCGAAGCGACGATGGCGCTGATCGAGCGCCGGGTCGAGGAATCCCTGGGCCGTCCGCTTCCGCCGCCCGCGGTGGCCGCTGCGGCGCCGGCGACGGCACCCGCCAAGCGCGGTTCGCTGCGCGACCTGTTCGCCGGCCGCTACCGGCGGCGCACGCTGATGGTGTGGACGATCTGGTTCGTCGGCTACCTCGCGAACTACGGCATCACCTCGTGGCTGCCGACGCTGTACAAGGGCTCGTTCCACCTCTCGATCGGCCAAGCGCTCTGGTACAGCACCGCCACGTCGGTCGCCGGTCTCGTCGGCTGCCTGATCGCCGCGCTGGTCGTGGACAAGCTCGGCCGCCGGTTCGTGCTGGCCGCGGGCTTGGGCGGGACGACCGCGATGCTGGTCGTGCTGGGCGCGCTCGGCGCCGGGACCCCGTTGCAGCTGCTGGTGTGGTCGTCGCTCGCGGCGATGTTCAACTTCGCGGTGAACGTCTGCCTGTACCTGTACACGCCGGAGCTGTACCCGACCCGCAGCCGCGCGCTGGGCGTCAGCCTCGGCGGGGTGCTGAACCGGTTCGGCCTGATCCTCGGCCCGATCCTGGTCGGCGCGCTGTACGCGGGCGGCAGCGGGCTCGCGTCGGTGTTCCTGGTGCTCGGCGGGATCTGCTTCGTCGGCGCGCTGGTCGCCGGGTTCTTCGCCGAGGAGACGAAGGGCCGCACGCTCGAAGAGGTTTCGCCGTGA
- a CDS encoding 3-oxoacyl-ACP reductase family protein, whose amino-acid sequence MKDRLYVVTGAGRGLGWAIAREIGRQGGRVVVAERSPDRAADGVARLRAEGVAAHRIDTDVADPASVAALAEEVAKLGPLHGLVNNAAMADGVGGKHFAELDVEAWDTLMTVNARGPWLVSRALYPQLAQTGGRIVNLASDAALYGSPRLVQYVASKGAVIAMTRAMARDGGPDGVTVNAVAPGLTEVEATAGIPQERHDLYALNRALTRPQQPEDVVGSVAFLLSDAASYITGQTLVVDGGFVCS is encoded by the coding sequence ATGAAGGATCGGCTGTATGTGGTCACCGGCGCGGGCCGCGGTCTAGGCTGGGCGATCGCCCGCGAGATCGGCAGGCAGGGCGGTCGCGTCGTAGTCGCCGAACGGTCTCCGGACCGGGCCGCGGACGGCGTAGCCCGGTTGCGGGCGGAAGGCGTTGCGGCACATCGGATCGACACCGATGTAGCGGATCCGGCGTCTGTTGCGGCCTTGGCGGAAGAGGTCGCGAAACTCGGGCCACTGCACGGTTTGGTGAACAACGCGGCAATGGCGGACGGCGTGGGCGGCAAGCACTTCGCGGAGCTGGACGTCGAAGCGTGGGACACGTTGATGACCGTCAACGCTCGCGGCCCGTGGCTCGTCTCTCGCGCGCTGTATCCGCAGCTTGCGCAGACTGGCGGACGCATCGTGAATCTCGCCTCCGACGCCGCGCTGTACGGCTCGCCCAGGCTGGTCCAGTACGTGGCCTCGAAGGGCGCGGTGATCGCGATGACCCGGGCGATGGCGCGGGACGGCGGCCCGGACGGCGTGACCGTCAACGCGGTCGCGCCCGGGTTGACCGAGGTCGAAGCCACCGCGGGCATTCCGCAGGAACGGCACGACCTGTACGCGCTGAACCGCGCGCTGACCCGGCCGCAACAGCCGGAGGACGTCGTCGGTTCGGTCGCGTTCCTGCTGTCCGACGCGGCCTCCTACATCACCGGCCAGACCCTCGTGGTCGACGGCGGATTCGTCTGCAGCTGA
- a CDS encoding SDR family oxidoreductase: MDLGLKGAAVLVTGASSGVGLATAAALLAEGAHVAACARDGVRLEKALADLPRADGARLYTASCDVLDEQQVETFVADAARELGGLTGVVNNAGRSLMARLAETTDDQWRDELHLKIFSVLHVVRAALPWLRAASNPAVVNVNAILARQPEPRLAATSAARAALLNLSTTLAAELAEDGVRVNSVCLGLVDTGQWRRRYEASGSDLSFVDWSAELAADRGIPLGRLGTAEEVAFPIVTLLSPRASYVTGATIDVGGGIARYV, from the coding sequence GTGGATTTGGGATTGAAGGGCGCGGCGGTGCTCGTGACCGGGGCCAGCTCCGGCGTCGGGCTCGCGACCGCGGCCGCGCTGCTGGCGGAGGGCGCGCACGTCGCCGCCTGCGCCCGCGACGGCGTCCGGCTGGAGAAGGCTCTCGCCGATCTGCCCCGCGCCGATGGGGCCCGGCTATATACGGCTTCCTGCGACGTGCTCGACGAGCAGCAGGTGGAAACGTTCGTCGCCGACGCTGCCCGCGAACTGGGCGGACTGACTGGGGTCGTGAACAACGCGGGCCGCTCGCTGATGGCGCGGCTCGCCGAGACCACCGACGACCAGTGGCGGGACGAGCTGCACCTCAAGATCTTCTCGGTGCTGCACGTCGTCCGGGCCGCGTTGCCTTGGCTGCGGGCGGCTTCGAATCCGGCCGTGGTGAACGTGAACGCGATCCTCGCGCGGCAGCCCGAACCCCGGTTGGCGGCCACTTCGGCGGCCCGGGCGGCGCTGCTCAATCTCTCCACGACTTTGGCGGCCGAACTGGCCGAGGACGGCGTGCGGGTCAACTCGGTCTGCCTCGGCCTGGTGGACACCGGACAGTGGCGGCGCCGGTACGAGGCTTCCGGCAGTGATTTGTCCTTTGTGGACTGGTCGGCGGAGCTGGCCGCCGATCGCGGGATCCCGCTGGGCAGGCTCGGCACTGCCGAAGAGGTCGCTTTCCCCATCGTCACGCTGCTTTCGCCGCGTGCCTCCTACGTGACCGGCGCGACGATCGACGTCGGCGGCGGCATTGCCCGTTACGTCTAG
- a CDS encoding recombinase-like helix-turn-helix domain-containing protein: MPLQLRPVQSRTAPPTSYENALADELEAVYGRGVHDLPGVVSALNAGGLRPADGSDWTEETFAAELARLAGEA, from the coding sequence ATGCCGCTGCAGCTGCGGCCGGTGCAGAGCCGCACCGCCCCGCCCACGAGCTACGAGAACGCGCTGGCCGACGAGCTGGAAGCCGTCTACGGCCGGGGCGTGCACGACCTGCCCGGCGTGGTCTCCGCGCTCAACGCGGGCGGCCTGCGCCCGGCGGACGGCTCCGACTGGACCGAAGAGACGTTCGCCGCCGAACTCGCCCGGCTGGCAGGGGAGGCGTGA
- a CDS encoding thiamine pyrophosphate-binding protein translates to MNHGHGGELLVRLLSEAGVDTAFGVVSVHNLPLVEAVSQHLRFVPVRHEAAAVNAADGFSRASGGLGVAITSTGTGAGNAAGALVEALTAGSRVLHVTGQIDSEFLGSGRGVIHETRDQLGMLTAISKHAATVTSVETAEETLRAAVRHALSVPSGPASVEWPIDLQYSRHEFRPGSLEPTPIPPPDAAALAEAAELLATARRPVFWLGGGATGARDEVRALAERLGAAVFTSNSGRGTVPENHELVVGNFAAHESAAQLLADADLLVSVGTHFRSNETKHYHLKLPERHLQIDVDAEALGRVYPATVGVQGDAAAVLSGLSTVESGTEPGWRERVVETRKAVRDKLNEAIGPYAEICAALRDGLPAESVIARDVTIPSSQWGNRLLDIHDPRTNVFPVGGGIGQGLATGIGAALATPDAPTVVMVGDGGLAVHLGELCTLAQERPWLALVVFNDGGYGVLRNMQDHHRGQRAGVDLYTPDFARMAQSLDLPHALVSKPGQFADALAKAVAQQGPFVIEVDVTALPATPRPFVPPVPVPES, encoded by the coding sequence ATGAATCACGGTCACGGAGGCGAGCTGCTGGTTCGCCTGCTGTCCGAAGCCGGAGTGGACACCGCCTTCGGCGTGGTGAGTGTGCACAATCTGCCGCTGGTGGAAGCGGTTTCGCAGCATCTGCGGTTCGTGCCGGTGCGGCACGAGGCGGCCGCGGTGAACGCCGCCGACGGGTTCTCGCGGGCCAGCGGCGGCCTCGGCGTCGCGATCACCAGCACTGGCACCGGTGCGGGCAACGCGGCGGGCGCGCTGGTGGAGGCCCTGACGGCGGGCAGTCGCGTGCTGCACGTGACCGGCCAGATCGACTCCGAATTCCTCGGCAGCGGTCGCGGCGTCATCCACGAGACCCGTGACCAGCTCGGCATGCTGACCGCGATTTCCAAGCACGCGGCCACGGTCACGTCGGTCGAGACCGCCGAGGAGACGCTGCGCGCGGCGGTCCGGCACGCGCTTTCGGTGCCGAGCGGTCCGGCGAGTGTCGAATGGCCGATCGATCTGCAGTACTCCCGGCACGAGTTCCGTCCCGGCTCGCTGGAGCCGACTCCGATCCCGCCGCCCGACGCGGCTGCGCTCGCGGAAGCCGCCGAATTGCTCGCGACCGCACGCCGTCCGGTGTTCTGGCTCGGCGGGGGAGCGACCGGGGCGCGCGACGAGGTGCGCGCGCTCGCGGAACGGCTCGGTGCGGCGGTGTTCACCAGCAACTCCGGCCGCGGCACGGTGCCGGAGAACCACGAACTGGTCGTCGGGAACTTCGCCGCGCACGAGTCGGCCGCCCAGCTCCTCGCCGACGCCGACCTGCTCGTCTCGGTCGGCACGCACTTCCGCTCGAACGAAACCAAGCACTACCACCTGAAACTGCCCGAACGGCACTTGCAGATCGACGTGGACGCCGAAGCGCTGGGCCGGGTCTACCCGGCCACGGTCGGGGTGCAAGGCGACGCCGCAGCGGTACTGAGCGGATTGTCCACTGTGGAATCCGGTACCGAACCTGGCTGGCGCGAACGCGTCGTCGAGACCCGGAAAGCCGTGCGGGACAAGCTGAACGAGGCGATCGGCCCGTACGCGGAGATCTGCGCCGCATTGCGCGACGGTCTCCCGGCCGAGTCCGTGATCGCCCGCGACGTGACCATCCCGTCCAGCCAGTGGGGCAACCGGCTGCTGGACATCCACGACCCGCGCACCAACGTGTTCCCGGTCGGCGGCGGCATCGGACAGGGCCTGGCGACCGGCATCGGGGCCGCGCTCGCGACGCCGGACGCGCCGACCGTGGTGATGGTCGGCGACGGCGGTCTCGCGGTGCACCTCGGCGAGTTGTGCACCCTGGCGCAGGAACGGCCGTGGCTCGCGCTGGTCGTGTTCAACGACGGCGGGTACGGCGTGCTGCGCAACATGCAGGACCACCACCGCGGACAGCGGGCCGGCGTCGACCTGTACACGCCGGATTTCGCGCGCATGGCGCAGTCGCTGGACCTGCCGCACGCGCTGGTGTCGAAGCCGGGCCAGTTCGCCGACGCGCTGGCTAAAGCGGTGGCCCAGCAGGGGCCGTTCGTGATCGAGGTGGACGTGACCGCTTTGCCCGCCACGCCGCGGCCGTTCGTGCCGCCGGTGCCGGTTCCGGAGAGCTGA
- a CDS encoding aspartate dehydrogenase domain-containing protein: MKVGVLGAGSIGSVVAEALRDGRVPGAELAGVVDPALSPAGLPMCALPELLSASDLVVEAAGQRALADAGPQVLSAGCDLLVVSVGALAADGLLEKLLAAGPGAVHLSTGAIGGLDLLRSAALLGQFERVVIETTKKASSLVQPWMSPAEAEELRQATAAVELRRGPAREITAAFPKSANVAASVALAVRDWDVVEAAVIADPAAPLTSHVITAVGPAGEYRFEIRNRPSPQTPTSSQVVPYAVLSALEALATPRAVFR, encoded by the coding sequence GTGAAGGTAGGAGTGCTGGGCGCGGGGTCGATCGGTTCCGTCGTCGCGGAAGCGCTGCGCGACGGCCGGGTGCCGGGCGCGGAGCTGGCCGGGGTCGTCGATCCGGCGCTTTCCCCCGCCGGACTGCCGATGTGCGCGCTGCCGGAGCTGCTGTCCGCTTCGGACTTGGTGGTCGAGGCCGCGGGGCAGCGCGCGCTGGCGGACGCCGGTCCGCAGGTGCTGTCGGCGGGGTGCGATCTGCTGGTGGTTTCGGTCGGCGCGCTGGCGGCGGACGGATTGCTGGAGAAGCTGCTCGCGGCCGGACCGGGCGCGGTCCATTTGTCGACTGGCGCGATCGGCGGGCTCGACCTGCTGCGTTCGGCGGCGCTGCTCGGGCAGTTCGAGCGAGTGGTCATCGAGACGACGAAGAAGGCGTCTTCGCTGGTCCAGCCGTGGATGTCTCCTGCCGAAGCAGAGGAATTGCGGCAGGCGACCGCGGCGGTCGAGTTGCGGCGGGGGCCTGCGCGGGAGATCACCGCGGCGTTCCCGAAGTCGGCGAACGTGGCTGCGTCGGTGGCGTTGGCGGTGCGGGATTGGGACGTCGTGGAGGCCGCGGTGATCGCCGATCCGGCCGCGCCGTTGACCTCGCACGTGATCACCGCGGTCGGTCCGGCGGGGGAGTACCGGTTCGAGATCCGCAACCGGCCGTCGCCCCAGACTCCGACGTCGAGCCAGGTCGTGCCCTACGCAGTGCTGTCCGCGCTGGAAGCATTGGCGACGCCGAGGGCGGTGTTCCGGTGA
- a CDS encoding MBL fold metallo-hydrolase gives MTDALRVILLGTAAGPYPAPGRQGCANAVVVGGRVYLVDAGYGTLGKYVSAGLSLRDLAAVFVTHLHSDHVAELFTLFLLGWGPANQGVVDPVRVYGPGPDPTDPGPPAAGTAGLIAGNLAAFGQDVAVRQRTSDRPRLAGLIHAADVSVAGETVVHEDDRVRVTARAVPHPPLHLALGYRFETEHGVVAFSGDTARSDAVGELAAGADLLVHEAMEPDFYRSIGYPPKLLDFLSASHTSPADVGRVAAAAGAKRVALSHLGPADPARLDDEGWLRRVRPHYSGPVVVGHDLLDLTV, from the coding sequence GTGACGGACGCGCTGCGCGTGATCCTGCTCGGCACGGCGGCCGGGCCGTACCCGGCGCCGGGCCGGCAGGGCTGCGCGAACGCGGTGGTGGTCGGCGGCCGCGTCTACCTGGTCGACGCGGGCTACGGGACGCTCGGCAAGTACGTCTCCGCCGGGCTCTCCCTGCGCGATCTGGCCGCGGTGTTCGTGACGCATCTGCATTCCGACCACGTCGCCGAGCTGTTCACGCTCTTCCTGCTCGGCTGGGGCCCGGCCAACCAGGGCGTCGTCGATCCGGTGCGGGTCTACGGCCCCGGCCCGGACCCGACCGATCCCGGGCCGCCCGCCGCGGGCACGGCGGGGCTGATCGCGGGGAACCTCGCCGCGTTCGGCCAGGACGTCGCGGTGCGGCAGCGGACCAGCGACCGGCCGCGGCTGGCCGGCCTGATCCACGCTGCCGACGTCTCGGTGGCCGGGGAAACCGTGGTGCACGAGGACGATCGGGTGCGGGTGACCGCTCGGGCCGTCCCGCATCCGCCGCTGCATCTGGCGCTGGGCTACCGGTTCGAGACCGAACACGGCGTGGTCGCCTTCTCCGGCGACACCGCCCGCAGCGACGCGGTCGGCGAGCTGGCCGCGGGTGCCGATTTGCTGGTGCACGAAGCGATGGAGCCCGATTTCTACCGCAGCATCGGCTATCCGCCGAAACTGCTCGATTTCCTGTCGGCCTCGCACACCTCGCCCGCGGACGTCGGCCGGGTCGCCGCGGCGGCCGGGGCTAAGCGGGTCGCGCTGTCGCATCTCGGCCCGGCCGACCCCGCGCGCCTCGACGACGAGGGCTGGCTCCGGCGGGTCCGTCCGCACTACTCCGGCCCGGTCGTCGTGGGCCACGATCTGCTCGACCTCACTGTCTAG
- a CDS encoding VOC family protein — protein MSAEPIARLRALRAVTLRSTQCADSGEFYREVWGLQQVEADRGAVWLRGSGDEHHVLQLEQADQNALGKIAFALATPREVDAAAARLAAHGVPLVTEPGKLDQVGGGYGLRFADPEGRLVELSAEVEAVVPGDPYGRAAVPRKLAHVVLNTVDIDAACEFYTRVLGMRISDWSEHQMAFLRCNADHHVIAFNQADFASVNHIAYEMNSIDHFMRGIGRLKHHGVTPLWGPGRHGPGSNTFGYFADPAGLVCEYTSEVAQVEEDAWLCRVWRRTPELSDLWGTAGPPSKDVRAHMRGVPDPGYSAWWQS, from the coding sequence ATGTCCGCCGAACCCATCGCGCGGCTCCGCGCCCTGCGCGCGGTGACGCTGCGTTCGACGCAGTGCGCCGATTCCGGCGAGTTCTACCGCGAAGTCTGGGGGCTGCAACAGGTCGAAGCCGACCGCGGCGCCGTGTGGCTGCGCGGTTCCGGCGACGAGCACCACGTGCTCCAGCTCGAACAGGCCGACCAGAACGCGCTCGGCAAGATCGCGTTCGCGCTCGCCACCCCGCGCGAGGTCGACGCGGCCGCCGCCCGGCTGGCCGCGCACGGCGTACCGCTGGTCACCGAACCCGGCAAGCTCGACCAGGTCGGCGGCGGGTACGGCCTGCGCTTCGCCGACCCGGAGGGCCGCTTGGTGGAGCTGTCCGCCGAGGTCGAGGCGGTCGTGCCGGGCGATCCGTACGGACGCGCCGCGGTGCCGCGGAAGCTGGCGCACGTCGTGCTCAACACGGTCGACATCGACGCGGCCTGCGAGTTCTACACGCGGGTGCTGGGCATGCGGATCTCCGACTGGTCCGAGCACCAGATGGCGTTCCTGCGCTGCAACGCCGACCACCACGTGATCGCGTTCAACCAGGCCGATTTCGCGTCGGTGAACCACATCGCGTACGAGATGAACTCGATCGACCACTTCATGCGCGGCATCGGGCGGCTCAAGCACCACGGCGTCACGCCGCTGTGGGGCCCCGGCCGGCACGGTCCGGGCAGCAACACGTTCGGCTACTTCGCCGACCCGGCCGGGCTCGTCTGCGAGTACACCTCCGAGGTCGCGCAGGTCGAGGAGGACGCGTGGCTGTGCCGGGTGTGGCGGCGCACGCCGGAGCTGTCCGACCTGTGGGGCACCGCGGGCCCGCCGTCGAAGGACGTCCGCGCGCACATGCGCGGCGTGCCGGATCCCGGCTACTCGGCGTGGTGGCAGTCGTGA
- a CDS encoding dienelactone hydrolase family protein has translation MGGTIEAAEVHHHGHGPANRRRRVVRTSAPLLVRHPAGRVRGAVLVLHGAAGLDEPVENCCRTLASCGYVTVAPLFYYETGGHTFGPDKADAAFAALALSDLEADLAGALDYLGARLGMPRHRVAAAGFGAAAHLAELAAVDLAAALGPEPPPWPGAPEFDPHAPDRLVLPAGPSASDDLVRFLDAASSP, from the coding sequence GTGGGAGGCACCATCGAAGCTGCCGAAGTCCACCATCACGGGCACGGGCCCGCGAACCGCCGCCGCCGGGTGGTGCGGACGTCCGCGCCGCTGCTGGTGCGGCATCCTGCCGGCCGCGTGCGCGGCGCGGTGCTCGTGCTGCACGGCGCCGCCGGGCTCGACGAACCCGTCGAAAACTGCTGCCGCACGCTCGCGAGCTGCGGATACGTCACGGTCGCGCCGCTGTTCTACTACGAGACCGGCGGCCACACCTTCGGTCCGGACAAAGCGGACGCCGCCTTCGCCGCGCTCGCGCTTTCCGACCTCGAAGCCGACCTCGCCGGCGCGCTCGACTACCTCGGCGCCCGGCTGGGAATGCCGCGCCACCGCGTGGCCGCCGCCGGTTTCGGCGCCGCCGCCCACCTCGCCGAACTGGCGGCGGTGGACCTCGCCGCCGCTCTCGGACCCGAGCCGCCACCGTGGCCCGGCGCGCCCGAATTCGACCCGCATGCGCCCGATCGGCTCGTGCTGCCCGCCGGACCGTCCGCCTCGGACGACCTGGTCCGGTTCCTGGACGCCGCCTCGAGTCCGTGA